The following are from one region of the Halarcobacter sp. genome:
- a CDS encoding phage protease, which yields MKKLLICSAAGAVLAFNKDESTNTITIAVVGHWKGHIHGEFDLTVEDLKQIKTNFDNSSLDVVIDLDHATLYQGTGEAYGWIKELEVVDEKLQAKVEWLESGKELIESKKYKYISPVLSPNTIDEETGNNIGWTLHSAALTNRPFFEDLGEIKANNKSNTKEIEEMKKTQEELEQENETLKDENQKLKDEKVEAEVDAAITANKVSKEQKDSLIALGKANPEELTKLLAAAKPSNPFGNDGEHFAGSNNGGGQDDKYDVLALGGFNS from the coding sequence TTGAAAAAGTTACTTATATGTAGTGCTGCTGGTGCCGTACTAGCATTTAATAAAGATGAATCTACAAATACAATCACTATTGCTGTTGTAGGTCATTGGAAAGGTCATATTCATGGTGAGTTTGATTTAACTGTTGAAGATTTAAAACAAATCAAAACTAACTTTGATAACTCAAGTTTAGATGTTGTTATTGATTTAGATCATGCAACACTTTATCAAGGAACAGGAGAAGCCTATGGTTGGATAAAAGAACTAGAAGTTGTAGATGAAAAGCTACAAGCAAAAGTTGAGTGGTTAGAAAGTGGTAAAGAGTTAATTGAATCAAAAAAGTACAAATATATTAGTCCTGTATTAAGTCCAAATACTATTGATGAAGAAACAGGAAACAATATTGGTTGGACTTTACATAGTGCTGCTTTAACAAACAGACCATTTTTTGAAGACCTTGGCGAAATCAAAGCAAACAACAAATCAAATACAAAGGAGATTGAAGAGATGAAAAAAACTCAAGAAGAGTTAGAACAAGAGAACGAAACTCTAAAAGATGAAAATCAAAAACTAAAAGATGAAAAAGTGGAAGCTGAAGTTGATGCAGCAATTACAGCTAACAAAGTAAGTAAAGAACAAAAAGATTCTTTAATTGCTTTAGGTAAAGCAAATCCTGAAGAACTTACAAAACTTTTAGCAGCTGCTAAACCAAGTAATCCATTTGGAAATGATGGTGAGCATTTTGCAGGTTCAAACAATGGTGGTGGTCAAGATGACAAATATGATGTATTAGCATTAGGAGGATTTAACTCATGA
- a CDS encoding major capsid protein yields the protein MTFVNIMKLWTLTTMLKAIMQIKVSGTYVFDKYFKKNAKGILGNTAKLKIKRGGSIVLKSLAKNADRLRRDTKDVYELTIELPRFGLTAEILAHEMNEFESLEGEAKVEAVSKRIKELMKEHLDDYATTIEYMSIGALFGKVIDGDGVVLFEFTTTDDPIEYKSVDHVETLDKIDDALVEELGMEVPYEILASPVFITRLAAVAKANNEFKDSGEAKWLDEDGKRILVYNSKRYIPFRASWTDEDGNTHPFVSEGEAVVIPLSTKVFEAVYGRADHTDAFKAAPQLYFASAPEKMQGGKGWSFDTEVKMIPYCARPGALIKLKFSE from the coding sequence ATGACTTTCGTAAATATTATGAAATTATGGACGCTTACAACTATGTTAAAAGCGATTATGCAAATTAAGGTGTCAGGAACTTATGTTTTTGATAAATATTTCAAAAAAAATGCAAAAGGTATTCTTGGAAATACTGCCAAACTTAAAATTAAAAGAGGTGGTTCTATTGTTCTTAAATCATTAGCAAAAAATGCAGACAGATTAAGAAGAGATACAAAAGATGTATATGAGCTTACTATTGAACTTCCAAGATTTGGTTTAACAGCTGAGATTTTAGCCCATGAGATGAATGAGTTTGAATCATTAGAAGGTGAAGCAAAAGTTGAAGCAGTTTCAAAAAGAATCAAAGAACTTATGAAAGAGCATTTAGATGATTACGCAACAACAATTGAGTATATGTCTATTGGTGCATTATTTGGAAAAGTGATTGATGGAGATGGAGTTGTATTGTTTGAGTTTACTACAACAGATGATCCAATTGAGTATAAAAGTGTGGATCATGTTGAAACACTAGACAAAATTGATGATGCTTTAGTTGAAGAATTAGGTATGGAAGTACCTTATGAGATTCTTGCTTCACCTGTATTTATTACAAGATTAGCAGCAGTTGCAAAAGCTAACAATGAATTTAAAGATAGTGGAGAAGCTAAATGGCTAGATGAAGATGGAAAAAGAATTTTGGTTTACAACTCTAAAAGATATATTCCATTTAGAGCATCTTGGACAGATGAAGATGGAAATACACATCCATTTGTATCTGAAGGTGAAGCAGTAGTTATCCCATTATCTACAAAAGTATTTGAAGCTGTTTATGGAAGAGCAGATCATACTGATGCATTTAAAGCAGCTCCACAATTATATTTTGCATCAGCTCCAGAGAAGATGCAAGGTGGAAAAGGTTGGAGTTTTGACACTGAGGTTAAGATGATTCCTTATTGTGCAAGACCAGGGGCATTAATTAAACTGAAATTCTCAGAATAA
- a CDS encoding phage protein Gp36 family protein, translating to MITNVDLLKDISQQQLLELSDLNATGEIDQDVIDDSINDAISFIESYIILPLNPTKLLKKIIVQETIYELRAKNRLLSDEDKELRKENESKLYKMSVGKLITEERTDTSTPVVSSNYAFRHRPRKKVRTRGFR from the coding sequence TTGATTACAAATGTAGATTTACTAAAAGATATAAGCCAACAACAATTATTAGAATTATCTGACCTAAATGCAACTGGAGAAATAGATCAAGATGTTATTGATGATTCTATTAACGATGCCATATCTTTTATTGAGTCTTACATAATCTTACCATTAAATCCAACTAAGCTTTTAAAAAAGATTATAGTTCAAGAAACTATATATGAACTAAGAGCAAAAAATAGACTACTAAGTGATGAGGATAAAGAGCTAAGAAAAGAAAACGAATCTAAGCTTTACAAGATGAGCGTAGGAAAACTTATCACAGAAGAAAGAACTGATACCTCTACACCTGTTGTATCTTCAAACTATGCTTTTAGACATAGACCTAGAAAAAAAGTAAGAACTAGAGGGTTTAGATAA
- a CDS encoding DUF1804 family protein, which produces MSEKKLSKADINRIAARGLFVDANYSRERIAETLEVGVKTVDNYKTKDKSLGFDWLTLRAAKHIKDTEENKENMYSLFMQYMMDSLKDIRENEQLPAEKKTQAIASLGDSFSKMGKVARQEDPEAYKLGLIKHVVQHILLSLKEVLDKETMEKVIDVVYSIQEDLIDVSI; this is translated from the coding sequence ATGAGTGAAAAAAAACTAAGCAAAGCAGATATTAATAGAATTGCAGCACGTGGTCTTTTTGTAGATGCAAATTACTCAAGAGAGAGAATAGCTGAGACTTTAGAAGTTGGAGTTAAAACTGTAGATAACTATAAAACAAAAGATAAATCTCTTGGATTTGATTGGCTTACCCTAAGAGCTGCTAAACATATCAAAGATACAGAAGAAAACAAAGAGAATATGTACTCTCTTTTTATGCAGTATATGATGGACTCTTTAAAAGATATCAGAGAAAATGAGCAATTACCAGCTGAGAAAAAGACTCAAGCTATAGCCTCACTTGGAGATAGTTTTTCAAAGATGGGGAAAGTAGCAAGGCAAGAAGACCCTGAAGCTTACAAGTTAGGACTTATAAAACATGTAGTGCAACATATCCTTTTATCTTTAAAAGAGGTACTTGATAAAGAGACTATGGAAAAAGTTATAGATGTAGTTTACTCTATCCAAGAGGATTTGATAGATGTCTCTATTTGA